In the Flavisolibacter tropicus genome, one interval contains:
- a CDS encoding aminotransferase class V-fold PLP-dependent enzyme — protein sequence MPNRRSFLQKVGMASASAFFTALTQPSWARQLDRAMNEYHLLSADQLAEEEDFWYYIQQAFTVSSSIINLNNGGVSPAPKVVQDAMKRYYDLSNEAPSYFMWRILDQGRETLRANLAGLAGCSAEEITINRNASEGLETVIFGLPLQRGDEVVATKQDYPNMVHAWQQREIRDGIKVNWINLELPSEDENYLVQQYVKAFTPRTKLVHITHMINWNGQVIPVRKIADQAKAKGIEVLVDGAHTFAHLNFKIPDLNADYFATSLHKWLYAPIGSGMLYIKKDKIKNIYPLFAADNPHKDDIRKFENLGTRPFFIEQAIGKAIEFHDMIGAERKEKRLLYLKNYWMEKVKDLPKVKLHTSLKKEWGGALGLVSLEGKKPAELDSFLFSKYKIHTTSIEWENIHGVRITPNVYTTTKNLDVLVEGITQFARSV from the coding sequence ATGCCTAACCGTCGCTCTTTCTTACAAAAGGTAGGAATGGCTTCTGCCTCTGCCTTTTTTACTGCATTAACGCAGCCTTCGTGGGCCCGCCAACTGGATCGGGCTATGAACGAATACCATCTGTTATCAGCCGATCAATTGGCTGAAGAGGAGGATTTTTGGTATTACATACAGCAAGCCTTTACCGTTTCTTCTTCTATTATCAATCTCAATAACGGAGGGGTGTCGCCGGCACCTAAAGTTGTGCAGGACGCTATGAAGCGGTATTACGATCTCAGTAATGAAGCACCTAGTTATTTTATGTGGCGCATTTTAGATCAGGGCCGGGAAACGCTAAGAGCCAACCTAGCGGGGCTTGCCGGCTGCAGTGCAGAGGAAATTACCATTAACCGCAATGCATCTGAGGGCTTAGAAACTGTGATCTTTGGCTTGCCGCTGCAACGTGGCGATGAAGTGGTGGCAACTAAGCAGGACTATCCCAACATGGTCCATGCCTGGCAGCAACGCGAGATCAGGGATGGCATAAAAGTGAACTGGATCAACCTGGAGTTGCCTAGTGAAGACGAGAACTACCTGGTACAGCAGTATGTAAAGGCCTTTACTCCCCGTACCAAGCTGGTACACATAACCCATATGATCAATTGGAACGGGCAGGTAATTCCGGTCAGAAAGATTGCTGACCAGGCAAAAGCCAAGGGTATAGAAGTGTTGGTAGATGGTGCTCATACCTTTGCCCACCTCAATTTTAAAATACCCGACCTCAATGCCGACTATTTTGCTACCAGCCTGCATAAGTGGCTCTATGCACCTATTGGCAGCGGTATGTTGTATATAAAGAAAGATAAGATCAAGAACATTTATCCCTTATTTGCCGCCGACAACCCACATAAAGATGATATCCGGAAATTTGAAAACCTAGGTACTCGTCCCTTCTTTATTGAGCAGGCCATTGGTAAAGCCATTGAGTTTCACGATATGATTGGTGCCGAACGGAAAGAAAAGCGACTGCTGTATTTGAAGAATTACTGGATGGAAAAAGTAAAGGACCTGCCTAAGGTAAAGCTTCACACCTCTCTAAAAAAGGAATGGGGTGGGGCACTAGGCCTGGTATCGTTGGAAGGCAAAAAGCCAGCAGAATTGGACAGTTTTCTTTTTTCCAAGTATAAAATACACACCACCTCTATAGAATGGGAAAACATTCATGGGGTACGTATAACTCCCAATGTTTACACCACCACCAAAAACCTCGATGTTCTCGTTGAAGGCATTACCCAATTTGCCCGTAGTGTTTGA